TTTTCTTGGACAATATCAAATGCAGTTCCTTGATGAGAACATTCAAAAGCGGGAAACGAATTATCTTCGTATTGAGCAATCGGTACAAAGAAATCCCGATTTTCTGATGCTCAATCATGATCATATCAGCAGGCTTTCCACTTTCGCATTTCCTTTTGTGTGTAAAACAGCAGCACTAAGAAATAGTTACCTGGAACGGTTTACCCGAGCCGGAGTTGAAATCAGACCGATGATTGCCGGAAACATGCAAAAACAACCATTCTATAAAAAATATGTCAATCAGTTATTTCCGTTACCAGGCGCCGATATAATGCATGAAAACGGCTTCTACTGTGGAAATTATCCTGAACTTACCGAAGACGATTTACAGTTGATAGAAAACCTGCTTAAGATAACATGATTGTCGTAAAGCTGATAGGAGGATTGGGGAATCAGATGTTTCAGTACGCGGCGGCGAAAGCAATTGCGATAGAACGCAATCAGCCACTTGAACTTGACGTCAGTGCGTTTGATCATTACAAACTGCACCAGTTCGCATTGCATCATTTTAATTTCTCTGCGAAGGTATTTCGCCCGCGACACATACTTTGGGATAAGGTAAGGTCCTTGTTTATCAAAATATTGCATTATAAAGAACGTGATTTCGGTTTCAATGCACGGATTTTTGATTTAAAAGCGGATGATCTTTATTTGGATGGATATTTCCAATCAGAAAAGTATTTTCTAAAACACAGCAGCACGATCAGGAGGGAATTTGAAATTATTTCCAGTTTGAAACCGCAAACGTTAAAAGTATTGGAGGAAATACGCAATACAAACTCGGTTTCACTACACATCCGGAGAGGTGATTATGTTGGCAATCCATTGCACGGTACCGATAATGAATTGTTCTACAGGAAGGCTTTGGGTTTTATCGAAACAAAGATTGAGAATCCGAAATTATTTGTGTTTTCAGATGACACGCTGTGGGCGAAGCAAAATTTCAAATCAAAACACGAAGTCATTTTTATTGATTTTAACGATGCATTGAGTAATTTTGAGGATATTAAACTGATGTCGTGCTGCAAGCACAATATTATTGCAAACAGCAGTTTTAGCTGGTGGGGAGCATGGTTAAACGATAATCCCGGGAAACTTGTCGTTGCACCTCAACAGTGGTTTAATGACAAAAGTATCAATACCAGTGACTTAATTCCGGAAAACTGGATCAGATTTTAAATATGAAAAAAGCACTAATTACAGGAGTTACAGGACAGGATGGCGCTTATCTAGCTGAATTGCTTTTGGAAAAGGGCTATGAGGTTCATGGGATAAAAAGACGTGCGTCTTCTTTCAATACCCAGAGAATTGACCACTTGTTCCAGGATCTTCACGAAACTAACTTAAGATTTATCTTACATTACGGAGATTTGTCAGACGCCACAAATCTAATCCGTATTGTTCAGGAAGTGCAGCCCGACGAGATATA
The nucleotide sequence above comes from Flavobacterium magnum. Encoded proteins:
- a CDS encoding alpha-1,2-fucosyltransferase yields the protein MIVVKLIGGLGNQMFQYAAAKAIAIERNQPLELDVSAFDHYKLHQFALHHFNFSAKVFRPRHILWDKVRSLFIKILHYKERDFGFNARIFDLKADDLYLDGYFQSEKYFLKHSSTIRREFEIISSLKPQTLKVLEEIRNTNSVSLHIRRGDYVGNPLHGTDNELFYRKALGFIETKIENPKLFVFSDDTLWAKQNFKSKHEVIFIDFNDALSNFEDIKLMSCCKHNIIANSSFSWWGAWLNDNPGKLVVAPQQWFNDKSINTSDLIPENWIRF